Within Raineyella sp. W15-4, the genomic segment AGGCCAGGGTGCGCCCAGCCACGGTGATCGCCGGCCGTGGCCCCCAGCGGCGGGCCCCTTCGAGGACCAGCGCGGTGAGCGTGCCGGCCGTGACGGGGGTCGGGGCGGCGCCGGTCATCGGGCCGGGACCACCGCGGCCCGGCCGTGGATCCGCCCGGCCGCCAGGTCTGCGCAGGCCTGGGCGGTGCGGTCCAGCGGGAAGGTCCGGACCGGCACGCTGATCGACCCGTCGGCCAGCAACCCGATCAGGGTGGGGACCAGTTCCCGCTGGCGCTCGGCCCGATGGATCATGCTGACCGGCAGCAGCGGCACTTCGGCCAGCAGCCAGTTCGGCAGGTCGAGGGTGAGCCGGGGTGAGCGGGTGTAGCCGATCAGCGCCGCCCGCCCACCGCGCACGGTGGCGTGCAGCGCCCGGGACAGCGGCTCGCCGCCGGTGGTGTCGACCACCGCATCGGCCCAGGGCCCGTCGGGGATGCCGTCGGCGGTCACCGCGGTCACTCCGTCCGGTACCAGCGCCAGCGATGACTCCCGGCCGACGACGCCGATCACCTCGGCGCCGGCGAGGACGGCCAGCTGGGCAGCCACCCGGCCCACCGCCCCGGCCGCGCCGCCGACGATCACCCGCTCGCCGGCCAGCACCCCGGCGACGTCGTGCACGGCGACCCACGCCGTCGTGGCGGGCACCAGGAAGGTCGCGGCGACCGGCAGCGGCAGGGCCCCCTCCTCGGGGATGAGGTGGCGGTCGCGCACGACCACGTACTCGGCCCAGCAGCCGGGCCGGGTCAGCCCGATGCCCCCGCCGCGGACGATGACGCGCTGCCCGACCGGCAACGTGTCGGAGGCGACGACGGTGCCGGCCGCGTCGGTGCCGCCGATGTGCGGCAGCGGCGGGCGGATGTCGAAGGTCCCGGAGGCGACGGTGAGGTCGAGGTGGCCCACCGCCGCGGCGCCGACCCGGACCAGGGTGCTGCCCTCGGGGCGGGTGGGCGTCTCGACATCGTCGACGACCGGCGGACGGCCGAAGGTGTGCAGTCGGGCGGCCTTCATGGGGACTCCTCGGGGTGCAGGGGGACGGTGGAGGGGCGGTGGGTCAGCGCAGGACGCCCCGCGCGGCGAGCGCCGCGACCCGTTCGGCGGGGTAGCCGAGCGCGGTCAGCAGCCGCGTCGTGTCGGCGCCCAGCACCGGCGCCGGGCGCCGGATCGGGGTGGCCCGGTGGGGCGTACGGATCGGGCTGGCCTCGCTGAGGTGCCGGCCGGCCACCGGGTGGTCGACCGGCTGGAAGAAGCCGCGGTGGCCCAGTTGGGCGTCGGTGAGCAGGTCCCGGCCGTCCTGCACCGGGGCGGCCGGCACGCCGGCGGTGAGCAGCGTTCCCGCGGCGTCGGTGGCGGACCGCTGCCCGGTCCAAGCGCCGATCGCGGCGTCGATCCCGGCGGCCGCGGCCCGCCGGCCGGCCGCGGTGGCGTACCCGGGGTCGGTCGCCAGGTCCGGCCGGTCGAGCACCCGGCAGAGCGCGGCCCAGTCCGCGGCGTCCCGGACGGCGACGGCGACCCAGGCGTCCGGCCCGAGGCAGCGGTGCACTCCGTGCGGGGCGAGGTCCGGGTCCGCGTTGCCCAGCGGCACCGGGGGCGCCTCGGGGTGCGCGGCCGCATCGAGCAGCACGGTCCCGAGCGAGGCGGCGGACGCCTCCAGCTGGGACAGGTCCAGGTGGGCGCCGCGGCCGGTCACCCGGCGGCAGGCCAGGGCGGCGACGACGGCGAGGGCACCGTGCAGGCCGGCCACGATGTCGGCGTGGCCGTAGATGACGCCGACCACCTCGTCGGGGCCCCAGCCGGTCAGCGCGGTGAGTCCGGAGGCGGCCGAGACGATGTCGGCGTACGTCACCCAGTCCCGGCGCGGCCCGGTGTGGCCCATCCCGGACATCGACAGGTAGACGATGTCCGGCCGCAGCCGGCGCAGTTCCTGGTAGCCGAGACCCATCCGGGCCATCACCGAGGCGCTGAAGTTCTCCACCACGACGTCGGCGGAGGCGATCAGGTCCGCCAGCACCGCCCGGCCCTCGTCGGTGCGGGTGTCGAGCGCGATGCTGTGCTTGTTGCGGTTGTACTCGTTGAAGTAGCCACTGGTGTCCGGCCCGGCGGTCCGGTCCCGGGACAGGTGCATGGCGGGGTTGAACCGGGTCGGGTCCGGGCGGCGCACCGATTCGACCTTGATCACCTCGGCGCCGTGGTCGGCGAGCACCCGGGTGGCGAACGGCCCGGCCAGCACCCAGGTGAGGTCGACGACCCGGACCCCCGCGAGCAGCGCCGCTGGGCTCGGTGCCGGTCCTGCTGCGGCACGGGCCGCCTCGGCCCGAGGCGCCGTGACCGTCGGCCCGATGCCGGGAACGGGCGGGCGCAGTGGCCCGGCCGGCGCCCCCTCGACCCGAACGCCGAAGCCGAGGTCGGGGACGACCCGCCCGTCCAGGCAGGTCGGCCGGAAGAAGTCGCGGGAGAGCAGCTGTGGATCCTGCCGCAGCCGGTCGGGCGGATCGACCGCCGCCCAGGGCAGCCGGCGGGCCTGGGCCCGCTCCGCCCAGTCGGCCGCGTCGACCCCGGCCAGCAGATCGTCGAGGGCGGTGAAGAGTGCCGTGCGATCGGCCGCCCGCGCTTCGGCGGTGGCCCAGCGTGGGTCGGCCAGGCCGGAGTCGAGGCCCTCCTCGGCGAGCCAGTCGAGCAGGTCGTCCCACATCCGCGGGCTGCCGCCGAGCCCGCCGCCGAGGTACCCGTCGGCGGTCCGGAACAGCCCGTGCAGCACCAGTGGGTGTTGCCGACCCGGCCGGGGGTCGACCCGGTCGGCGTGGATCGCGGTAAGTGCCCCGGTCTCCAGGCACCCGGCGACCGCCTCGAGCGCCGACACCTCCAGCACCGGGGCCGGGTCCCACCGGCCCGCCGCGAGGCAGAGCACCGCGGCGATCGCGCCGTACGCCCCGGCCAACTGCTGGGCCTGGTCCTGCGGCAGCCGCAGCGGCGGTGAGTCGGGGGTGCCGACCTGGGCGAGCATCCCGCCGCGGGCCGCGACGGTCAGGTCGGTGGCCGGCAGCCGCGCGGCCGGGCCGTCGCTGCCGTACGGGGTGATCCGGACTGTGGCGACCCGGGTGGGCACCCCGGCGGGCAGGCCGTCGGTGTGCAGGATGACGTCGGCGCCGCCCGTGAGCGTATGCCACCGGGCCGGGTCGGCCGCCGGGTCGAGCAGGACCGAGGACTTGCCGGCGTGCCAGTGGGTGAACGGGATGCCGTCGCGGACCGCCCGCTCGGGACTGCCGCCCGGGGGCTCCACCAGCACCACGTCCCAGCCGAGCCCGACCAGCATCCGGCCGGCGGCGCGGGTCCACGGGCTGGCGAGCTCCAGCACCCGGGGCCGGCCGGTCCCGGCCGTCACCGGCCCTCCGCGAGGAACATCGCGAGCAGCGCCTCGAACTCCGCGGCCCGCTCGTACGGCACCCACAGGCCGGTGTCGGCGAACAGGTGCAGCCGGGCGCCGGGGATCCGCCGGAGCAGGAACAGCGCGTTGTCGTAGCCCTGGATCCGGTTGTGGGTGCCCCAGACGATCAGCGTCGGCGCGGTGATCCGGTCGGCCTCCCGCCACGGCTCCTCGGCCGCCGGGTGTCCGGCGACGGTCCCGGCCGGCCCGTCGGAGGTGGCCCGGCGGACCGACTCCTGGTAGCGGTCGCGGACCAGGTCGGCGGTGATCAGCGTGTGGTCGTGCATCATCAGCTTCAGGTACGCCTCCATCCGCTCCGGGGAGGGACCCGCGCCGGCGTAGTAGCCGCGGATCGCCTTCTGTCCCTCGGACGGCATGGTGGTGAACAGCGGCAGCCCGCCGGCACTGGAGACCAGCACCAGCCGGTCCACCCGGTCGGGGTGGTCGACGGCGAGCTTCATCGCCACCGCGCCGCCGGTGGCCATCCCGACCACGTCGGCCCGCTCGATGCCCAGTGCGGTCAGCATCCGGGCGAACAGCTCGGCCAGCCCCGCGTACCGGCCGCCCTCGATCCCGAACGGGTCGGAACGGCCGTAGCCCGGCAGGTCGACGACCAGCACCCGGTGGTGGGCCGCCAGGGCGTCGACGTTCTGCCCGAAGTTGCCCCACCCGTACGCCCCCGGGGCGCCGCCGTGGATGCACAGCAGGACCGGGCCGGTGCCGGCCTCGTGGTAGTGGATCCGGGTCGGGCCGACGCTGACGAAGCGTGAGGTCGATTCCTGGGTGGAGGGCGTCATGGCCCGGATGCTAGGCAGCCGGGCCGCCCACCCCCGAGGCCGCCGGACTGCTCAGTGGACCCGCCGGCGGGGTCCACTGGCCGGACCTGGATCGTGGTGCGGACATGGCCCGATGCGGTCCCATCGGGCCATGACACAGCCTCCCCCGAGCCACTTCACCACCGTCGCCGGCGTCACGTACCACTACCACGACCTCGGCGAGGGGACGCCGACGATCTTCCTGCACGGCGGGGGCCCGGGCTGCACCGCCTGGTCCGACTTCGGGCCGGTGGCACCGCTGTTCGCCGCCGACCGGCGCTGCCTCCTGGTCGACCTGCTGCAGTACGGCCGGTCCGACAAGGGCGAGATCGAGGGCCCGATGTGGGACCACCACGCGGCCAAGCTGGTCGCGCTGATGGACGACCTGGGCATCGAGCGGGCCGACTTCGTCTGCAACTCGTGGGGCGGCCACATGGCCCTGAAGATCGCCGCGGACCATCCGGAGCGGGTCCGGACCGTCACCATCACCGGCAGCATGCCGGTCTTCCGCGGCCCGCTCGGCCCGCTGCCGGAGAACGGCCACCGCGGCCGCAGTGCCCGGGACCGCTACTACGGCGGCGAGGGCCCGACGAAGGAGAAGCTGCGCGAGCTGATCACCGGCCTGGAGTGGTACGACGGCGACCGGCTTCCCGAGGAGACGCTGGAGCTGCGTTACCGGCAGAGCCTCGACCCCGAGGAGATGGCACTGGCCGGCGGGTCGGACAACCCGCGCGGCGAGTGGCAGGACATCGCCGGTGACCTGGGCAGGATCCAGGCGCCGGTGCTGATGGCCTGGGGCATGTACGACGGCTTCCTCACCCCCGACTACCCGCTGATGCTGGCGAGCATGATCCCGCACGGCCAGCTGTGGATCATGGACCAGGCCTCCCACCATCTGCAGGAGGAGCGGCCGCACGACTACTACACGATGGTCTCCGGCTTCCTCGCCCAGCACCTGCCCGGTGAGGGGGACCGGGCATGACCGCCCCGGTCTTCGGCAACGCCTCCATCCCGGCCGACGGTGACACCCACCTGCGCGGCCTCGACGGGGTGCTGCGGGACCGGGTCCGGGCGGCCGCCGATCTCGTCACCGCCGAGCGGCTGGCCGAACTGGTCAGCGGACTGGTCGACGTGCCCAGCCCCACCGGTGACGAGCGGCCGGTCGCCGAACACCTCGTCGACCGGCTCACCGCTGCCGGTCTGGCCGCCGAACTGATGCCGCTGGACGACCGGCAGGCCAACGCCTGGGGCCGGCTGCCCGGCGACGGCACCGGCCCGTCGCTGATGCTGTACGCCCCGACCGACACGGTCACTACCGGTGACCCGGCCGAGGACCTGCCGTGGATCGGGGCGATGCGCCCCGACCTGCAGGCCCGCGCCGAGGTCCGTGGCGATTACGTGATCGGCCTGGGCGCGTCCAACCCCAAGGGCCACGCGGCCTGCGTGCTGGCCGCGGTCGAGGCGATCGCCGCCGCCGGGATCCCGCTGCACGGCGACCTTGTCGCAGCGTTCGGCGCCGGCGGGATGCCGACCAACGCCCGCCCGGGCGTCGACAACCCGCGGCTCACCACCGGCCAGGGCGCCGGCTGCTCCTTCCTGCTCGAGCAGGGTGTGCACACCGACTACGCGGTGATCGCCAAGCCCGGCTGGACCGTCGCCTGGGACGAGGTCGGCCTGACCTGGTTCGAGATCGTCGTGCACGGCACCCACACCTACACCGGCTCCCGGCACCGGCTGCCGTACCACAACACCGTCCGGCTCGCGGCCGAGGTGGTCTGCCGGCTGGAGGACTGGCTCCCCACCTACACCGCCCGGCACACCGGCGGCCAGGTCGCCCCTCAGGGCATGGTGGCCAACGTCCACGGCGGCTGGACCCGCACCGCCTCCTTCACCCCGGAGAACGTCCGGTTGATGGTCGACCTGCGGATCAGCCCGCGCTCCACCCCGAGCGAGGTGCGCCGCGAGCTCGAGGCCGAGGTCGCCCGGATCGCCGCCGAGCTCGGCACCACGGTCGACGTACGTCCCGTCCTCGCCATCCCCGGGGTGGCGAGCGACCCCGACTCCTGGTTCGTCCGCCGGGCCGTCGGCGCCTGGGAGGCCGTCACCGGCCGGGAGCACCCGCGCACCGACAACGGCTCCGGCGCCACCGACGCGGCGATCCTGCGCAGTCGCGGCATCCCGACCGTACGGATCGGCATGCCGAAGATCACCGATGCGCCGTTCCCGGTCGACTTCGCCATGGGGATGAACGCCGTCGACCTGCGCGAGGCTGCCGCCTTCACCCGATTCCTGATCCGCTTCGCGCTCGAGGTCGCCTCGAGCGACCTCGACACCGCGGAGGTGCACTGATGGCACAGATCGTCCTGGGCGTGGGAGCGTCCCACAGCACCCTGATGAACACCCACTGGGAGGAGACCACCCACCGGGAGGAGGCGATCACCTTCCGCGACGGGCTGGCGGAGGCCCGCCGCCGGGTCGAGGCGGCCCGGCCGGACGTGGCGCTGATCATCGGCTCCAACCACTTCCGCGGCTTCTGGCTCGACCTGATCCCCGGCTTCACCCTCGGCGTGGGGGAGTGTCTCGCCAGCGGTGAATCCGGCACCCCGAAGGGCCCGCAGCCGGTGCACACCGGGCTGGCCCGGCACATCGTCGACGACGTCGTCGGGTCCGGCCGGGGCGACCTCGCCTTCTCCGCCCGGATGCAGATCGACCACGGCCAGAGCCACGCCATCCAGTACCTGCTGGCCGGGCTCGAGGTCCCGATCATTCCGCTGGTGGTCAACGTCTTCGCCCAGCCGCTGCCACCGCTGGCGCGCTGCCGGGAGGTCGCCGAGGCGATCCGGGCCGCCGTGGCGAGCTACCCCGAGGACCTGCGGGTCGTGGTGATCGGCTCCGGCGGTCTGTCCCACCGGTTGCCCTGGCCTGACTGGCGTGCCCCGGAGGGCGAGGACGAGGAGTTCATGGTCCGCGCCTGGCTGGACGGTCGGCTCAACTGGTCCGACTACGACGTCCGCCGACGACAGATCATCCGCGCGGCGACATCGGCGATCACCCCGGAGTGGGACGAGGCGGTGATCGACACGTTCGTCGCCGGTCGGACCGCCGAGCTCTACGCGTACCGCACCGAGGACCTCGAGCGGGAGGCGGGCAACGGGTCCCAGGAGTTGCGCTCCTGGCTGATGATGGCGACCCTGCTGGGCGGGGCGCCGGCCGAACGGATAGCGTACGCGGCCGTGCCGGACTGGCTCACCGGGATGGGCGTCATCAGCATCACGCCGGCCGCCGCCCCGGACCGGGCCTGACGCCATGGCGCCGCCTGTCCTGGTCCTCGGCCGGGCGGCCGTGCCCGACCTGACCGCCGCCCTCACCGACCTGCCGCACCCGCCCGACGTGCTGCTCGCCGAGGACCGGGCGGCCATGCTGCGCCACCTCGCGGTGGCCGGCGCGGTGATCGCCGACTGGTCCGGCCGGCTGGTGCTGGACGCCGCGGCGGCCCGGGCCGGGGGGCAGGTCCGGCTGATCCAGTACCCGGGCGCCGGGCTGCACTCGATCGACGTCGACGCCTGGCGGCGCGCCGGTGCGGAAGTCTGTCATCTCCCCGGCGCCAACGCCGCGTCGGTCGCCGAATGGTCCGTGCTCGCCGCCGGAGCGCTCTGCCGCCGGCTGCCCGGGCTCGACCAGGACCTGCGGGCCGGGCGCTGGACCTCCGGCGCGGACGTCCGCGACCTGTCCGAGCGCCGGGTCGGGGTGCTCGGCGGCGGGGCCGTCGGCTCCGCCTGCCTGCGCCTCTTCGCCGCCTTCGGCTGCCCGGTCTCCTACCATTCCCGTCGGCCACGCCCCGAGCTGCCGTACGAGTGGCGCCCCCTCGACGACCTGCTCGCCGGCTCCGACGTGCTGGTGGTGGCCGTCCCGCTCACCCCGGCCACCCGGGGCCTGCTCGGTGCCGGAGAGATCGCCCGGCTGCCGGCCGACGCGCTGCTGGTCAACGTCGGGCGTGGCCCGGTCACCGACGAGGACGCCGTGGCCGATGCGCTGCGGACCGGCCGGCTCGGCGGCGCGGCCCTCGACGTGTTCGGCGCCGAGCCACTGCCCGCCGACCATCCGCTGCGGGCGGCCCCACACACCCTGCTCAGCCCGCACGTCGCCGGCGGATCGGGGACGGCGCGCCGGCAGATCTTCGCCGGCGTGGCCGACAACCTTGCCCGGGTCGCGGACGGCCGCGAGCCGCGCTGGCGCTGGCCCACCCCGAACCCACCGAAGGCAGGCCACGATGACTGACACTCCTGCCGTCCGTACACCCACCCGGCGGGTCGCCTGGGTCACCGGCGGCACGTCGGGGATCGGCCTGGCCGCCGCGCGCCGGCTCGCCGCTGACGGCTGGCAGGTGGCCGTCAGCGGGCGCGACCGTTCCCGGCTGCGGGCCGCCGCCGACCTGCTCGGCGGGGACCACCTGACGATCGGCTGCGACATCGCCGATCCCGACAGCGTCCGCGGCGCCGTCGAGCAGATCCACGAGCGTGCCGGCGACCCCTCGGCCCTGGTCGCTTCGGCCGGCTCGTTGCTCAAGGGCGAGCTCACCGACCACTCCGACAACGAACTGGCCGACCTGCTGGCCACCAACGTGCTCGGTGCGATGAACGCCTGCCGAGCCGTCATCCCCGGCATGCGGGCGTACGGCTGGGGCCGGATCGTCACTGTCTCCTCCGTGCTCGCCTCGGTCGGCGCACCCCGACGGGCCGCGTACGCCGCCACGAAGGGCGCAGTGCTGGCCCTCACCCGTGGGCTGGCGGTGGATCTCGCCGCCGACGGGATCACCGTCAACGCGGTCGCCCCCGGCCCGACCCTGACTCGGCCCGACCTCGGCCAGGCCGACGACCCGGTGGCCCGGGCGATGGTCGCCGACGTCGTCCCGCTCGGCCGCTGGGCGGCCCCGGCCGAGGTCGCCGCACTGGTCGCCTTCCTCTGCTCCGAGGCCGCGTCGTACTGCACCGGCGGCCACTACCCGGTCGACGGCGGCTACCTCGCCCGCTGACCACGCCTCTCTCACCCACCGAAGGACCCCGATGGACCCCGTCATCCACTGTGAGCAGGCCGGCGGCGTCGGCACCCTCACCATCAACCGCCCCCCGGTCAACGCCGTCGATCCCGCCCTGATCGCCGACCTCCGTGCGGCCGTCACCGCCTGCGCCGACGACCCCGCGGTCCGCTGCCTGGTCATCCGCGGCACCGGCTCGTGCTTCGTCGCCGGCGCGGATCTGCGGGTGATGCGCGACCTTTCCCTCGGCACCCAGCGCCTGATGCGTGGCTGGGTGACCGTGCTCGAGCTGATCGAGGCCACCCCCAAGCCGGTGATCGCCGCTCTCAACGGCCATGCCCTCGGCGGCGGGGCGGAACTGGCCTTGGCCTGCGACCTGAGGATCGCCGCCGAAGCCGCGACGGTCGGCTTTCCCGAGGTCACCCTCGGACTGATCCCGGGCGCCGGCGGGAGCGTACGGCTGCCCCGGCTGGTCGGCCCCCACCTCGCCAAGCGGCTGATGATGGACGGCTCCCGGCTGACCGCCCGCGAGGCAGAGCGTCTTGGCCTGGTCGACCTGGTGGTGACTCCCGAGGAGTTCGAGGACACAGTCCGGCGCACCGCCCTGGACTATGCCACCCGTGCCACCGCGGCGATCGGGGAGATCAAACGGATGGTGCGGGCCAGCGCCGACGGAGCCCTTGCTGCAGCCAGCGCAGCAGAGTTCGAGGCCGTCCTGCGGCTGACCGCCACCGACGACGCCGCCGAGGGGCTACAGGCCTTCCTCGACAAGCGCCCCGCCGTCTTCTGGGGTCGCTGACCCGATCGTGCGCCCCAGCGCCAGCAGGTCCCGGTCGCTGCCCGCCGGGCCGACCAGGGACAGCCCGCAGGGCAGCCCCGCAGCCGTCCGCAGCGGGATCGCCAGTGCCGGCAGGCCGGACAGCCCGGCGATGCAGGTGAGTTGCAGGGTGGACGTCCGGGCGGGCCCGGTGGCCGGGTCCGCGCCGGAGCGCGGTGGCGGCACGGTCGCGGTGCTGGGCACCGCCAGCACCTCGTCGCCGATGGCGCGGCGTACGGTCCGGGCGATCCGCCGCCGGGCGGCCAGCGCCCGGTCCCGCTGCGCGTCGGTGATGGTGGCGGCCCGACGGAACCGCTCGGCCACCGCGGACCCGAGCGCCCCCGGATGGGCGGTCACCCAGGCGCCGTGCTCGGCCCACGCCTCGTGACCTTGGATGGTCACGAACACTTCCCGCCAGTCGGCCAACGGCCAGCCGGTGCCGTCGGCCGGGCCGGGCTGGATGCCGCGGACGTCGAGGGGGAGCGGACCGGCGAGGAACTCCCGGATCGCGGCGGCGACGTCCGGGTCGGCCGCGTCGAGCAGCTGGTCGCTGACCAGGATCGCGGTGAACGTCCGGCCGGCCGCCAGCGGCAGCAGCACCTTGCCGACTGCCTCCAGCAGGGTGGGTTCGCGGGTCAGCCAGCCGACGGTGTCGAAGCTCGGCGCCAGCCCGTGGACACCTTCGTGGGAGACCGCACCGTGGGTGGTCCGGATGCCCCACAACCCCTGGTAGGCGGCCGGCACCCGGATCGACCCGCCGGTGTCGGTGCCGAGCCCGATGTCCGCCAGCCCGAGAGCGACCGCCGCCGCCGATCCGGAGCTCGACCCGCCGGGCACCCGGTCCGGGCAGACCGCGTTCGGCGGGGTGCCGTAGTGGGGATTGGTGCCGGCCAGAGAGAAGGCGAACTCGTCGGTCCGGGTGATTCCGACCACTGTCGCACCGGCCCGCATCAGGTCGTCGACCACCCGGGCGTTGCGGTCCTGCAGTGGCGCCTCGGCCAGGAAAGTGGGGTTGCCGGCGCCGATCGGCTGGCCGGCGATGGCAAACAGGTCCTTGACCGCCACTCGGGCGCCCCCCAGCGGCCCACTGGACACCTGCGGCATCAGGTCGTCATCGGCCAGCCGCCAGATGGTCGGGTCAAAGGTGCTGGTGGTCATGCCGGTGACGTTAGGGACCGGTCGTTCCAGGGATGTGTAGCCGGTGTTACACAGAGGGAACACCGCCGAAAGCCGGCTGACGTGTGGCGTCCGTAGCGTGGAGGGCACGTGAGAGTGGGTGACGGGTGGGATGGGTTCTCACGGGATCCCTGTCGTCGCGGTCGTTCGCGGGGCACGATGGGGGCATGACGCAGTCGCGACTGGAGGACTACGCGCTCCTCGCCGACCGGCGGACGGGTCCGCTGGTGTCCCGGGAGGGGAGCGTCGACTGGCTGTGCCTGCCACGGTTCGACGGGCCGGCGGTCTTCGCCGCGCTG encodes:
- a CDS encoding zinc-binding alcohol dehydrogenase family protein, with the protein product MKAARLHTFGRPPVVDDVETPTRPEGSTLVRVGAAAVGHLDLTVASGTFDIRPPLPHIGGTDAAGTVVASDTLPVGQRVIVRGGGIGLTRPGCWAEYVVVRDRHLIPEEGALPLPVAATFLVPATTAWVAVHDVAGVLAGERVIVGGAAGAVGRVAAQLAVLAGAEVIGVVGRESSLALVPDGVTAVTADGIPDGPWADAVVDTTGGEPLSRALHATVRGGRAALIGYTRSPRLTLDLPNWLLAEVPLLPVSMIHRAERQRELVPTLIGLLADGSISVPVRTFPLDRTAQACADLAAGRIHGRAAVVPAR
- a CDS encoding CoA transferase, with translation MTAGTGRPRVLELASPWTRAAGRMLVGLGWDVVLVEPPGGSPERAVRDGIPFTHWHAGKSSVLLDPAADPARWHTLTGGADVILHTDGLPAGVPTRVATVRITPYGSDGPAARLPATDLTVAARGGMLAQVGTPDSPPLRLPQDQAQQLAGAYGAIAAVLCLAAGRWDPAPVLEVSALEAVAGCLETGALTAIHADRVDPRPGRQHPLVLHGLFRTADGYLGGGLGGSPRMWDDLLDWLAEEGLDSGLADPRWATAEARAADRTALFTALDDLLAGVDAADWAERAQARRLPWAAVDPPDRLRQDPQLLSRDFFRPTCLDGRVVPDLGFGVRVEGAPAGPLRPPVPGIGPTVTAPRAEAARAAAGPAPSPAALLAGVRVVDLTWVLAGPFATRVLADHGAEVIKVESVRRPDPTRFNPAMHLSRDRTAGPDTSGYFNEYNRNKHSIALDTRTDEGRAVLADLIASADVVVENFSASVMARMGLGYQELRRLRPDIVYLSMSGMGHTGPRRDWVTYADIVSAASGLTALTGWGPDEVVGVIYGHADIVAGLHGALAVVAALACRRVTGRGAHLDLSQLEASAASLGTVLLDAAAHPEAPPVPLGNADPDLAPHGVHRCLGPDAWVAVAVRDAADWAALCRVLDRPDLATDPGYATAAGRRAAAAGIDAAIGAWTGQRSATDAAGTLLTAGVPAAPVQDGRDLLTDAQLGHRGFFQPVDHPVAGRHLSEASPIRTPHRATPIRRPAPVLGADTTRLLTALGYPAERVAALAARGVLR
- a CDS encoding alpha/beta fold hydrolase, producing MTPSTQESTSRFVSVGPTRIHYHEAGTGPVLLCIHGGAPGAYGWGNFGQNVDALAAHHRVLVVDLPGYGRSDPFGIEGGRYAGLAELFARMLTALGIERADVVGMATGGAVAMKLAVDHPDRVDRLVLVSSAGGLPLFTTMPSEGQKAIRGYYAGAGPSPERMEAYLKLMMHDHTLITADLVRDRYQESVRRATSDGPAGTVAGHPAAEEPWREADRITAPTLIVWGTHNRIQGYDNALFLLRRIPGARLHLFADTGLWVPYERAAEFEALLAMFLAEGR
- a CDS encoding alpha/beta hydrolase translates to MTQPPPSHFTTVAGVTYHYHDLGEGTPTIFLHGGGPGCTAWSDFGPVAPLFAADRRCLLVDLLQYGRSDKGEIEGPMWDHHAAKLVALMDDLGIERADFVCNSWGGHMALKIAADHPERVRTVTITGSMPVFRGPLGPLPENGHRGRSARDRYYGGEGPTKEKLRELITGLEWYDGDRLPEETLELRYRQSLDPEEMALAGGSDNPRGEWQDIAGDLGRIQAPVLMAWGMYDGFLTPDYPLMLASMIPHGQLWIMDQASHHLQEERPHDYYTMVSGFLAQHLPGEGDRA
- a CDS encoding M20 family metallopeptidase, whose amino-acid sequence is MTAPVFGNASIPADGDTHLRGLDGVLRDRVRAAADLVTAERLAELVSGLVDVPSPTGDERPVAEHLVDRLTAAGLAAELMPLDDRQANAWGRLPGDGTGPSLMLYAPTDTVTTGDPAEDLPWIGAMRPDLQARAEVRGDYVIGLGASNPKGHAACVLAAVEAIAAAGIPLHGDLVAAFGAGGMPTNARPGVDNPRLTTGQGAGCSFLLEQGVHTDYAVIAKPGWTVAWDEVGLTWFEIVVHGTHTYTGSRHRLPYHNTVRLAAEVVCRLEDWLPTYTARHTGGQVAPQGMVANVHGGWTRTASFTPENVRLMVDLRISPRSTPSEVRRELEAEVARIAAELGTTVDVRPVLAIPGVASDPDSWFVRRAVGAWEAVTGREHPRTDNGSGATDAAILRSRGIPTVRIGMPKITDAPFPVDFAMGMNAVDLREAAAFTRFLIRFALEVASSDLDTAEVH
- a CDS encoding NAD(P)-dependent oxidoreductase: MAPPVLVLGRAAVPDLTAALTDLPHPPDVLLAEDRAAMLRHLAVAGAVIADWSGRLVLDAAAARAGGQVRLIQYPGAGLHSIDVDAWRRAGAEVCHLPGANAASVAEWSVLAAGALCRRLPGLDQDLRAGRWTSGADVRDLSERRVGVLGGGAVGSACLRLFAAFGCPVSYHSRRPRPELPYEWRPLDDLLAGSDVLVVAVPLTPATRGLLGAGEIARLPADALLVNVGRGPVTDEDAVADALRTGRLGGAALDVFGAEPLPADHPLRAAPHTLLSPHVAGGSGTARRQIFAGVADNLARVADGREPRWRWPTPNPPKAGHDD
- a CDS encoding SDR family oxidoreductase, whose amino-acid sequence is MTDTPAVRTPTRRVAWVTGGTSGIGLAAARRLAADGWQVAVSGRDRSRLRAAADLLGGDHLTIGCDIADPDSVRGAVEQIHERAGDPSALVASAGSLLKGELTDHSDNELADLLATNVLGAMNACRAVIPGMRAYGWGRIVTVSSVLASVGAPRRAAYAATKGAVLALTRGLAVDLAADGITVNAVAPGPTLTRPDLGQADDPVARAMVADVVPLGRWAAPAEVAALVAFLCSEAASYCTGGHYPVDGGYLAR
- a CDS encoding enoyl-CoA hydratase/isomerase family protein, translated to MDPVIHCEQAGGVGTLTINRPPVNAVDPALIADLRAAVTACADDPAVRCLVIRGTGSCFVAGADLRVMRDLSLGTQRLMRGWVTVLELIEATPKPVIAALNGHALGGGAELALACDLRIAAEAATVGFPEVTLGLIPGAGGSVRLPRLVGPHLAKRLMMDGSRLTAREAERLGLVDLVVTPEEFEDTVRRTALDYATRATAAIGEIKRMVRASADGALAAASAAEFEAVLRLTATDDAAEGLQAFLDKRPAVFWGR
- a CDS encoding amidase → MTTSTFDPTIWRLADDDLMPQVSSGPLGGARVAVKDLFAIAGQPIGAGNPTFLAEAPLQDRNARVVDDLMRAGATVVGITRTDEFAFSLAGTNPHYGTPPNAVCPDRVPGGSSSGSAAAVALGLADIGLGTDTGGSIRVPAAYQGLWGIRTTHGAVSHEGVHGLAPSFDTVGWLTREPTLLEAVGKVLLPLAAGRTFTAILVSDQLLDAADPDVAAAIREFLAGPLPLDVRGIQPGPADGTGWPLADWREVFVTIQGHEAWAEHGAWVTAHPGALGSAVAERFRRAATITDAQRDRALAARRRIARTVRRAIGDEVLAVPSTATVPPPRSGADPATGPARTSTLQLTCIAGLSGLPALAIPLRTAAGLPCGLSLVGPAGSDRDLLALGRTIGSATPEDGGALVEEGL